In one window of Anthonomus grandis grandis chromosome 11, icAntGran1.3, whole genome shotgun sequence DNA:
- the LOC126741860 gene encoding glutaredoxin-related protein 5, mitochondrial has product MNIFTKSKSLISPLLRFASSKPAEEIKKLVGNNKVVVFMKGVPEQPQCGFSNAVVQILRMHGVSYDSHNVLADESLRQGIKEYSNWPTIPQVYINGEFVGGCDIMLQMHQSGDLIEELEKVGVKSALLDQKNKTEDAKESKEKKEN; this is encoded by the coding sequence ATgaatattttcacaaaaagcAAATCCCTAATAAGCCCTCTGTTGCGTTTCGCTAGTTCAAAACCagcagaagaaataaaaaaactggtgGGAAACAACAAAGTGGTTGTGTTCATGAAGGGGGTCCCCGAGCAGCCCCAATGTGGATTCAGTAACGCTGTCGTGCAAATATTGAGGATGCACGGGGTCTCATACGATTCCCACAATGTTCTAGCCGATGAATCTCTCAGACAGGGAATAAAAGAGTACTCAAACTGGCCAACCATTCCCCAAGTTTATATCAATGGTGAATTTGTTGGTGGTTGCGATATTATGCTTCAGATGCACCAGTCGGGAGACCTTATCGAAGAATTGGAGAAGGTTGGGGTTAAAAGTGCTTTATTGGATCAAAAAAATAAGACAGAGGATGCCAAAGAGTCAAAAGAGAAGAAGgaaaattag
- the LOC126741859 gene encoding FAD synthase-like, which translates to MPFRYIHRTISKCPKNRRYLSAKDDQITTAGILVIGDEILKGETEDTNSRFLAKQLHKLGLTLQKISVIPDNLRAISQEVCEFSGKYNYVLTTGGIGPTHDDLTYEGVALAFDEPLYLHPELMNICRKFYGMQDPNSVGMKLAHVPKSSRLHYKTINGNNLGYPNVSVKNVYMFPGVPELLKKTILEAGPLLFRSNSRFYTKHFYCNIPEHKIASELQQVVNEFPDVQFGCYPKMFHNLYKVKVTIESNNEEVTFKAYCRLLELLPHNCIVDIDDT; encoded by the exons atgcCATTTCGTTATATACATCGTACAATCAGTAAATGTCCTAAGAACCGAAGATACTTGAGCGCCAAAGATGACCAAATCACCACAGCAGGCATATTAG TTATAGGAGATGAAATATTAAAAGGCGAAACTGAAGACACAAACTCAAGATTTCTGGCTAAACAACTGCACAAATTAGGCCTTACACTGCAGAAG ATTTCAGTTATACCGGATAACTTAAGAGCCATTAGTCAAGAAGTATGTGAGTTTTCAGgaaaatataattatgttttaacTACAGGAGGCATTGGCCCTACTCATGATGATTTAACTTATGAAG GTGTAGCACTTGCATTTGATGAACCTTTGTATTTACATCCTGAATTAATGAATATTTGTAGGAAGTTTTATGGTATGCAAGATCCTAATAGTGTGGGAATGAAACTAGCGCAT GTTCCAAAATCTTCCAGGCTGCATTATAAAACCATAAATGGAAACAACCTAGGGTACCCAAATGTCTCCGTAAAAAATGTCTACATGTTCCCCGGAGTTCCTGAGTtattaaaaaagacaattttggAAGCCGGTCCTCTTTTATTCCGCTCAAACAGCAGGTTttatacaaaacatttttactgcAACATACCCGAGCATAAAATTGCATCTGAGCTACAGCAAGTTGTCAATGAGTTTCCCGATGTCCAATTTGGCTGTTACCCAAAGATGTTTCACAA tttgtacAAAGTGAAAGTCACAATAGAATCCAACAATGAAGAAGTTACTTTTAAAGCATATTGCAGACTCTTGGAACTGTTACCTCATAATTGTATTGTGGATATTGATGATACGTGA
- the LOC126741858 gene encoding regucalcin-like, with amino-acid sequence MLEKLISSFLKLLWLQGLLMGSKSNYPSVTQVTEPVQISETPLWDQRVGKLFFVNIHHGQVLAYDPKTQKTELAAEFEGNNLTPIILTKDPNVLLGGLNRSLVKIKLFDKQAKPEVLHTVQNDHPRNRFNDGKADNKGRVWIGTIGYEPLPGESGEVELNVAALFKFTKDHINAPEVMIPKISLGNGLTWNSINTKFYYIDTYTEDVVQYDYDDTTGTISNKKVAFDCKGKGLGRPDGMTIDVDDKLWVALYGGGSVIQVDPTTGSILRRIPIPAAHTTCPVWGGPNFDILYVTTSKRSLTEQERNEQPGAGAVYAVTNLGTKGYPLYEADI; translated from the exons ATGCTGGAGAAACTGATTTCATCGTTCCTAAAGTTGTTGTGGTTACAAGG TTTATTAATGGGTAGCAAAAGTAACTACCCCTCAGTGACCCAAGTGACCGAACCCGTACAAATATCGGAAACGCCATTATGGGACCAAAGagtaggaaaattattttttgtgaacATTCATCATGGCCAGGTGCTGGCCTACGACCCTAAAACGCAAAAAACGGAACTAGCAGCCGAATTTGAAG GAAATAATTTGACACCAATAATTCTTACTAAAGATCCGAACGTGTTGCTAGGTGGATTAAACAGGTCTCTAGTAAAAATTAAGTTGTTTGATAAACAGGCGAAACCGGAGGTCTTACATACCGTACAAAACGATCATCCAAGGAATCGTTTTAATGATGGAAAGGCTGATAATAAAGGAAGGGTCTGGATAG gtaCTATAGGATATGAGCCATTACCAGGTGAAAGCGGCGAGGTAGAACTCAATGTGGCCGccctttttaaatttaccaaagACCACATAAATGCCCCCGAAGTAATGATTCCAAAGATTAGTTTGGGTAATGGTCTCACATGGAACTCGATTAACACAAAGTTCTATTACATCGATACATACACTGAAGATGTTGTCCAGTACGATTATGATGATACGACAGGCACAATTAGTAATAAGAAGGTTGCTTTTGATTGTAAAGGAAAAGGCTTAGGACGTCCCGATG GTATGACCATAGATGTAGATGACAAACTTTGGGTAGCCCTCTATGGGGGAGGGTCAGTAATCCAAGTTGACCCCACAACCGGCTCCATCTTGAGGCGAATTCCTATACCGGCCGCGCATACTACTTGTCCAGTTTGGGGTGGTCCAAATTTCGATATTCTCTATGTGACTACATCAAAAAGATCTTTAACAGAACAGGAGAGGAACGAACAGCCTGGAGCAGGCGCAGTTTATGCTGTTACCAACTTGGGAACTAAAGGATATCCCCTTTATGAAGctgatatataa
- the LOC126741857 gene encoding mitogen-activated protein kinase ERK-A: MAEATGVSNAEVVRGQIFEVGPRYTKLAYIGEGAYGMVVSAIDTETQTKLAIKKISPFEHQTYCQRTLREIKILTRFKHENIIDIRDILRAPSIDQMKDVYIVQCLMETDLYKLLKTQRLSNDHICYFLYQILRGLKYIHSANVLHRDLKPSNLLLNTTCDLKICDFGLARVADPEHDHTGFLTEYVATRWYRAPEIMLNSKGYTKSIDIWSVGCILAEMIANRPIFPGKHYLDQLNHILGILGSPSQEDLSCIINEKARSYLQSLPYKPKIPWTKLFPHADPRALDLLDKMLTFNPHRRIEVEEALAHPYLEQYYDPMDEPIAEQPFRFDMELDDLPKDTLKKLIFEETLLFKQRKEEELMKK, translated from the exons ATGGCGGAAGCTACAGGTGTGTCTAACGCGGAAGTAGTCAGGGGACAAATCTTCGAGGTGGGGCCCCGGTATACAAAACTAGCCTATATTGGGGAAGGCGCCTATGGTATGGTCGT GTCGGCAATAGATACGGAAACGCAGACGAAACTGGCGATAAAGAAAATTTCCCCCTTTGAGCATCAGACTTACTGTCAAAGGACCTTAAGGGAAATCAAAATTCTCACCAGGTTCAAACATGAAAAT ATAATTGACATAAGGGACATCTTAAGGGCTCCGTCGATAGACCAAATGAAAGATGTCTATATAGTGCAATGTCTCATGGAAACGGATCTCTATAAACTTCTTAAAACCCAg AGACTAAGTAACGACCATATATGTTACTTCCTCTATCAAATCCTGCGAGGCTTGAAGTATATCCATTCGGCCAACGTGCTTCACAGAGACCTTAAGCCCAGCAATCTACTGCTGAACACCACCTGCGACCTCAAA ATTTGTGATTTTGGTCTTGCGAGGGTCGCAGATCCAGAACACGATCATACCGGTTTCCTTACCGAATACGTGGCGACCAGATGGTACCGAGCACCGGAAATTATGCTTAATTCCAAG GGTTACACCAAATCCATCGATATATGGTCGGTCGGTTGCATCTTAGCGGAAATGATCGCCAATCGACCGATATTCCCCGGAAAGCATTACTTAGACCAACTCAATCATATTTTGGGTATTCTGGGATCTCCGTCGCAAGAAGATTTGAGCTGTATTATTAACGAGAAG GCAAGAAGTTACTTACAGTCCTTACCGTATAAACCGAAAATTCCGTGGACAAAATTGTTTCCACATGCCGACCCGAGGGCTTTAGATTTACTGGATAAAATGTTAACGTTTAATCCTCACAGGAGGATAGAGGTTGAAGAAGCTCTGGCCCACCCTTACTTGGAACAGTATTATGATCCTATGGACGAG ccCATTGCGGAACAACCGTTCCGGTTCGACATGGAACTCGACGATTTACCTAAGGACACcctaaaaaaactgattttcgaAGAAACGTTATTGTTTAAGCAGCGAAAGGAGGAGGAACTGATGAAAAAATAA